The following is a genomic window from Ethanoligenens harbinense YUAN-3.
ACATGGATTTCACCAATAGCCGTCAGTTCCCGCACCATGCGCCCTGTCAGCAGGGGAGGAACATCAATGCGCACCACCTGTACCGAACCGTCGCCAAGATCGCAGATGCTGTCCAGATCATGATAGGTGAGCAGCTCCGATGCGCGCTCAATGCCCCACGCGGTGGTGGAGATCGTCTGAATGCCGATACGTCGGTAGGTGTCTGTTTTTCCCATGTCGTACAGGCGTGCCACCACGTGTGGAACAAGGAAAATATTTTTGGCGATGCGGGCGATGACGATGTTGGCCTCGTCGTTACCCGTGCAGGCGATCAGCGCATCGGTCTCACCGATCTTTGCCTGCTCCAGCGTACGGCGGTCCATTCCGTCTCCCACGATGCGGGTTCCGGCGAACATTTCCCCAAGCGCCTTAAAACTGGCGGAGTCGGAATCGATGACTGTGACCTGCCGGCCTTTTTTTATAAGGTCGTCTGCCAGGCCGGTACCAAGCCTGCCCAGACCGATGATGATAATGTTCATCCTGTTTCTCCTGCCTTTCCGGGACGGCGTTTTCGTTCATTACGGCGGGCCAACGCCTTACGTGCCTCCTCAATGATCAGAATAAGCGGCGGCCAGGCGCACAGAAGCAGGATATCCCAGATATCCAGCGCGGCCATATGAAAGACCTGCTGCATCGGCGGCAGGTAGATCAACGCAAAAATCAGGATAAGTTCCAACAAAATACCCCGGTTGATCTGCTTGTTGCTGAACAGCCCGATGCGGAAGACCGACTGCCGTTCCGTGCGGCAGTTGAATACGGCGCCGATCTGGACAAAAACGATGGCGGCCAGCGATATAGCAGTGGCCTGGAAATAGACAGGGTCATTGCCGCTGGCAAGCGGCACGGCCGGCCAGCCGTTACGCAGGTTGATAAAGAAATAGGAAAACGCCGATGCGGCCGAACCCAGCAGACCATACCACAGAAAAGCGCGCAAGGTCACACTGCGGGTGAGCAGTGGCTCTTTGGGGTCGCGCGGCGGCTGCGACATAGTAGTTGCTTCCGGGCGCTCGGTGCCAAGTCCCAGCGCAGGCAGCATATCGGTGCCCAGATCAATGGTCAGAAGCTGCATGACGGTGAGCGGCAGCGGGATGGCGCCGCGTGAGAATAAAAACATGGCCGAAGGGATGGCCTCCTGCATGTTGGCGTTGAAGATATACAGCAGGAATTTGCGGATGTTGCTGTAAACCGCGCGGCCCTCCTCAATGGCATGTACAATCGAGGCAAAATTGTCGTCGGTGAGGATCATGTCGGCCGCTTCCTTGGCGACATCCGTGCCGGTAATACCCATGGCCACGCCGATGTCGGCTTTTTTCAGGGCAGGGGAGTCGTTTACGCCGTCGCCCGTCACCGCCACGATCTCACCCATTTCCTGCAGGCAGGAGACCACGCGAAGCTTTTGCTCGGGCGCCACCCGTGCGAAAATGATCTCATCCTTTAAGTAGGACTTCAACTGTGCATCGCTGAGGTTTGCCAGATCAATCCCGGATACGACACGCGGATGTTCACCCTGCACGATCCCGATGCGCTTGGCGATGCTTTCAGCCGTCAGTCCGTAGTCGCCGGTGATCATAATGATGCGGATGCCGGCGCGGCGGCATTGCTCCACGGCGGCGGCCACCTCGGGACGGGGTGGGTCGGCCATGACGGTGAGCCCTATGAACACCATCTCCCGCTCGATGGTTTCCGGCGTGTAGGCGCTCAGAGCGACTGGCAGACCATCTTGCGGCCGCAGCAGACGGTATGCCACCCCCAGCACACGCAGTCCGCCGCGGGCATACCGGTCGTTTGCCTCCATGATCTGCGTGCGCAGTTCCTCGGTCATGGGTTCTGTTTTGCCGGCGATGCGGATGAAGGTGCT
Proteins encoded in this region:
- a CDS encoding potassium channel family protein, which produces MNIIIIGLGRLGTGLADDLIKKGRQVTVIDSDSASFKALGEMFAGTRIVGDGMDRRTLEQAKIGETDALIACTGNDEANIVIARIAKNIFLVPHVVARLYDMGKTDTYRRIGIQTISTTAWGIERASELLTYHDLDSICDLGDGSVQVVRIDVPPLLTGRMVRELTAIGEIHVIGIRRGGRTFIPTTGTILESGDVLYAAMLVSASGRLRAMLGL